The Fusarium oxysporum f. sp. lycopersici 4287 chromosome 1, whole genome shotgun sequence DNA segment AGCCCGCAAATGAAAAGCAACGATACGATGGTCGAAAGAGAGATCCCGAGTATAGCAACGCCAATCGTAGTTGCTTATGGGAGATGGTAAGTTACAGTTTGTTGTCTCAACTCAGTGTCACCATGCTGACTATTTTCAGATTCCTCTTCAGTGTCACTACCATCCGTCGGTTACAGTCTATGCGATGTCGATATTGGAGCGCAATAAGAAGTCACTGAAGCCGGACCTTGATAGCCATTCACTCATTCGCTTCTTGGACAAGTTCGTCTACCGAAACGCCAAGGCCACCGATTCATCCAAGGGTGTGTCCATCATGCAGCCTTTACGGGCTACCAAGGACGCTGGCGACATCTGGCTCGGCAGCCGTGGAGCTGGAGGTGCCGTGTCGTCTGTGAACTCATCCGCATtctggaagaagaaagcGGAAGATGTTCCTGCGGAggatatcttcttccacCAGTACTTCCAGCAGGTTGACAAGGAGGGCAAGGAGACTAAGAAGAATGCTCAAGCTGCAGGAAACGTTGAATCTGATGACGAGCAAGAGGATGAAGTTTGGAAGGCGCTGGTGTCTACACAACCTGGCGTTGACCCTGATGACGACGGCTCTGATGTGGGCTTCGACCTCGACGACTCAGAAATGGCATCAGACGATGACTCGCAAGCATTGTCCTTGGATGGCGAGTTGGgcgaggatgacgacgacgacatgAGTGTGGATATCGAGGGGtccgatgaggagatgggcGGTGCTTTGATCAGCGAGGATGAGGGGGGATTCGAGGTCAAGGAGGCAGCAAGCGAGAAGACGAAGTCGAAGCGCAGAAAACTCAAGGATCTTCCTATGTTCGCCTCAGTGGACGATTACGCCGAGCTCTTGGCCGGAGAGGAGGATATGTAGGAGAGCTCATCAACTGTGAtgacatgatgaagctgaaccCATGTTTTAATATTTTGGCGCTACAATACACATGTTGGTGCAGGAGTCAAAAAGGCACATCTGAAAATACGCCCACTGCCATGTTAGACAATATGCCACATAAAATACATCTCTCATTGTTTATCTCAATCAAGTATCAAACCactcaagctcatcattcTTGGTGAAAATTGCTCTGTAGGTCTTTCCACCACTTGAATCCTCGCGCTCCTCGGTGTGAATGCTATGGAGCTTGGGAGGCTCATCCCCACCGCCAATGAAGACACGGAAGTGAATATAAGATGGGCCCGAAGGGTCAGGCAAAGCGGGAATGCGAAGCTTGCCGAACAAATGAATGCCGTAGGCTGATGTAGCGACACGAACAGCTTCGAAGTCGTCAGCGCTGAAACCGACAAGGTCTTGGTCTGAGAGGTGTTCCTATATCTTATAAGCCATAGTAAAACGAGAAATATTCGATTGAACTTACAGCAGCTGCAAAGTACTCTGGTTCGTGCTCTGAGGGGGGGGTTTAGCTTTAGATCCAATCAGAGGTAGGCTCATATCGACTCACTATTGTAGTCGTGGCGGAGGTGAACAAGAgtcttcttgagctcagggAGGATTTGTTCAAAGGCTGTAATGGAGTCCTCTTTGGGAGGGTGTACAGGGCCCAGATCGACAGTTTCAGCGGTCGCCTGGATTAAAGAGTTAATATCAAGTTTGCCAACCAAGTTCGATAGTCTCACCATTGTAAGTAAGGTGCCTAGTGAGTTCTAAGTGATTTTGAAATGGATAGTGAGTGGGGAACTCGATAATAACGGTAGACGGAAATGCGACACTTTAAATACTATCAAGAGTACCTAGCCACGTTATACAAGGAATAAAACGCACAAGCACGCATGTCGTCAGCGGCCTTTGATCGTCTCATACAAATCATGTCTCACAAGCTCGTCGAGCTATTCTGGTTGGATGAGACTCACGTCACAGGTGCTAGGGGCCCTAGCACATGGCTGGCAGTTGGACATCTTCCCCCGATTATCAGAGTCGTGCCAACTTGGCGCATTTCAGAAGACTACAAGCCACAACAGCTTTCCACTTTAGGTATCCAGGAACAAAGTTAGCTACTAAACGTTTAAGTGCATAAACGCCGAGGCCAACCCTCCTATCCGAGGCAAAGCGGAAACGCCGATAATCAAGACAACCTTAAATCTAATCAAAAGCCGAGGCGGCGCATTTCCAAAgttctttttttatttttatttttttctatttttttttttttaaaaaaaaatagtTTTTGGTCTTTACTTTCGCCTTTGTTTCGTTGACAGAGTTCGCTTTCTAGAACAACAAAGTTGCTATGTTTTCCAAACAAGTTGGTCACAGTGGACGTCTTGCAGCGCAAGCTTGCAAACGGTTTGCTCGTCCTACGCAGTCCCGCAGTTATGCGACTGGAGGTGTGTTTGCGCCCCTCAAAGCACTTTTACCCGTAAGATATACTGACAAATCTAACTTATAGCAGCCACAGCAGCCGCTGGTGGCGCTTTCAAGAGAGCAGCAGGTATGTTGCTCGCTGGCGTAGGCGCAAGCACAGCAGGCGGTTTTGGAACATGGTACACGATGCATTCGAACGGCATGGGCTTTCACTCGGACGAAGAGAGCCTGCGACGCTTCGTCGCTAACCACGAAGAGGCGAAGATGGTGGAAGAGACGATCAACAAACACCCGCTCGTTGCAGAGCTCCGCGCCAACCCCGAACTCACCGAATCGCGGCCGCACATGAAAATGCCCGGATCATACCGAAGTCGGAGCCTGACAGGAGGAGCGCTCATCGGCGAGGGGAAAATGCCAGTACCACCGTACGCCTGGATGGCGCCCAAGGGCAAACAACTTGTGTCTATAGCATACGTCGGTGACGACCTGTGCGGCCACCCTGGCATTGTACATGGTGGCTTTCTGGCGACTATGCTGGATGAGGGCCTCGGACGTTGCTCCTTCGGTGCGCTGCCTCATAACATCGCAGTTACAGCAAACCTCAATGTCGACTATCGCAAACCCACACCAGCGGGAAGCTTTCTGGTTCTTCGAGCGGAGACATACAAGGTGGAAGGCCGCAAGGCCTGGGTCCGGGGCCATATCGAACTGCTGGCCGAGCCTGGCGAGAAGCCGACGATAGTGGCCGAAGCGCAAGCACTATTCATCTCGCCAAAGTATGCTGCGGTAAGTTATATATGTCGTGTGATACCGATATCCTAGAGATGTTCTAATGCGTCTTATAGATGATGCCTAAAATTGGATAAACGAACAGATGACACGCGTTATGACAACTTTTTCGAGCGAGCGACGGGAGTGACGGGTGCATTTTATATGGTTGTGTTGCGGTAGACGAGGAACCTCGCAGTCGGCAGGTGACATGATAGATGACAGAGCATTTTACAAGAACACATCCTAATTACACATAGAGCGTTTCCTTTGGGAAACTCGATGGAGCGTGGCCTATCGATTTGTCTGCCATGTATTATACATAGAAATAATATCAAATTCTCCATTTAAAGCTGAGGTTGTTTTTTTCTCTTCGCAGGGCCGACTTCCGGCGCAGTGGACAGACGCCGTGGAGTCGCTGGACCCGCGCCGGCCACTTAACGAATAGGCTTGTATAGGATGGGGAAAGGCCTCTGATgtcgccatcctcaacatGAGTTCTCATAGGCTGATTACAGTCTTATGAAGGTGGATCTCCGGGGAGTCTGTAGCAGTGGCTTCTGCCGCCCGATGGCCCGATCACGACATCGCGAGGGTAAGTTGCGGGCAATTACTACATCACATAGGTAGGTTCCTGGAGCGAATCATGTAGACGTATAGAAAGATGGTATAAAATTTTATCGCCCAGTTCGTGGGGAGGTCGCAATTGGCGTCAGAAATCACTATTATTAGGTAGGTTCAGGTCGATTGGCACTCTGCCTAGTATCTACATAGACTGCCATACTCACCCTCCACCcattaaatacttttttttcttctccctTTCTTCACTGTCTAATACCTATCTCAACATATCTTGTTTGCACAATGGCTACGTAAGTCAAAAACAAACCACTCATCTCGTATACTGCCTGCCCTCGCTGTGCCTATCTGGCTTCTAAACCTTCTCTCCAAGTCTCTAAATCATTACCCCGCCATCCATCGCTATACATCCcacttcaacaccagaggCATCGCTAACTAATGACGCGCTTCACAGCAACATCACCTGGCACCCTTCCTTATCGCGCAAGGAGCGCAACGAGACCCGTGGCCAGCGCGGTCTCACCATCTGGCTGACTGGTCTCTCTGCTTCTGGCAAGTCCACTGTCGCCACTGCGCTTGAGCAGCATCTCCTTCACCTCGGCGTCGCTGCCTACCGTCTCGACGGCGACAATGTCCGCTTCGGACTGAACAAGGACCTTGGCTTCTCCGAGGCTGACCGAAACGAGAACATTCGCCGCATCTCCGAAGTCGCCAAGCTCTTCGCCGACTCTTCGACCATCGCCATTACCTCTTTTATCTCTCCCTACCGAGCGGATCGCAAGGTCGCCCGTGATCTGCACGAGCAGGCCACACAGGGTGGCGATGAGCCAATCCCCTTCGTCGAAGTCTACGTTGATGTGCCCCTCGAAGTTGCCGAGCAGCGTGATCCCAAGGGTCTTTACAAGAAGGCTCGCGCTGGTGAGATCAAGGATTTCACCGGCATTTCTGCTCCGTACGAGGAGCCTGAGAACGCTGAGATTACTATCAAGACTCACGAGAACTCAGTTGAGGAGTGTGTTGCTCAGATTGTTCAGTGGCTCAATGAGAAGGGTTATCTCAACAAGAAATAGGCACAAGATTCATGATTGTTTCGCAGTTAAAAGAGATAGATCGGATATTACTGCCATGCGACACCGGCCGTCGTCACTCATGGGCATAATGACAGGGTAGAATATAGGCGTTTCTTGCATGCAGGCGACTTGTTCTATCGTTCTTCTTTCTCGGCTTGTTTTCCTTCCCCCAACCTTCCAGCCGCGCCAATCGCTAAGGAAACTCGATCTCGTAGTATACGTATGCCGTGTATTCGTGTCCCTCGCCAGTCTGAAACCCAGCGGCTGCCATCTCCGAGCTCAGCGCAGCGTCGTCCTTGGTAATCTTGCCTCGCTTGTCCCGTCCAAAGGCATTGCCGCCAAGGAACGAGTAGTTTGAGTCCAGAGcagccttgaccttgggCGCCAGCTTGGATGTAGTCTGAGAATTTGATCAGTGATGTGAATTGGGACGCATTCGATAGACTCACCTTAACTAGGACCGATACGTAATCTAGAGGCAGACCATAGCGAAGAACTGCCTCAACAAAAACCCGTAATGTCATAACATGTATCCAGATCATGACACTTTCGCTCCATCCCGTGCGTCCCATACGCAGAGCCTCGCCACAAACCTTGCGCTCTTCATTGGTGACTCGATCGAGCTCcctttgctcttcttgtcgaCCGCCTTCAACGTACTTGTACTGACGGGGCGTCCACTTCTGTTCTCGGCACTTGGCGAGGAATTCGGCGCTGTGTTTCTTAAATGTCGCCACAGCAAAGAGAACAAACTCGTCGTCCTTGGCCACCTCGATAGCCGAGCGAGGCACAACCATGGGCGATATTGTCTCATACTCCTTAATGAAATCCTTCTTTGCATTGCCAGGAACAACAATGAGATGTGTCTCAATGTACTCAGAATCCTGCACAAGAAGTTTCGGGTCGACAATGGGGGTCAAGGACTTGGTAGAAAGGTTGCCGCTGATTGAGATTGTCAATGATCTGAGGATGGTATTTTGATCAGCGGCAAATACTCACGTTTGGCGGCGCTGTAGAGCCGCAAGGTTTGTCTTGACAGAGTTATACTGATTAAACTTTGTCTTAACGTCGGTATCAACGTTGGCTAGTTCCTGAGGACATGTTAGTTGGAGCTTAGGACTGAGGTTGGTGGATGAACGCGCCTTTTGCAAAGTGCTAATTAGCTCTGCAAGGGACTTGTCGGCTCGATATCGGATTTTGTTCCAGCTGAAAGTGCTCACGTACTGATCAGTGGGTTCTGTTGTGAGTGATTAGCGACTATCCGGCCTCAAAACAAGTGT contains these protein-coding regions:
- a CDS encoding adenylyl-sulfate kinase, with translation MATNITWHPSLSRKERNETRGQRGLTIWLTGLSASGKSTVATALEQHLLHLGVAAYRLDGDNVRFGLNKDLGFSEADRNENIRRISEVAKLFADSSTIAITSFISPYRADRKVARDLHEQATQGGDEPIPFVEVYVDVPLEVAEQRDPKGLYKKARAGEIKDFTGISAPYEEPENAEITIKTHENSVEECVAQIVQWLNEKGYLNKK